One window of the Ramlibacter henchirensis genome contains the following:
- a CDS encoding KGG domain-containing protein: MASQDSSPQKQESGAGTGARRSLRGFAAMDPQRQREIASLGGRAAHQSGHAHEFTTEEARAAGKKRHASRANGSGQGSR, encoded by the coding sequence ATGGCCTCTCAAGATTCTTCTCCCCAGAAGCAGGAAAGCGGTGCAGGCACCGGAGCGCGCAGGAGCCTTCGCGGCTTCGCGGCGATGGATCCGCAGCGGCAGCGCGAGATCGCGAGCCTCGGGGGCCGGGCCGCGCACCAGAGCGGGCATGCCCACGAATTCACCACCGAGGAAGCACGGGCCGCGGGCAAGAAGCGGCACGCCTCGCGCGCCAACGGCAGCGGGCAAGGCTCGCGCTGA
- a CDS encoding ATP-binding protein, translating into MSPAPPPSSGLERYWPRASLRHYLVAMILLATLPLAALVCWQILADVRAEQGEIEANLTRSASALAQAVDSEIHASFDALGTLGQSDLLDAPQPRLRMLRERPPRRDWHSVFLLDAQGHLLFDSADAQASGAIAGELGQLHERVLRQRQPVVWGLVPVRAPQGHAVMLAVPVVRAGEVRHVLGARVAGSAWQRLAASASRPEGGYALLHDASLRLIGWTVSPNPPLGMALGADAATSIGSRPSGVQRMAGVDGLAVYSAWQQVPSSGWTVQVAIPARPIESAHRQAILAALSVSGASLLVGVLLAVMVARRIAGPLQALAMRGPGGLPGRVAVREISILRDALQAAARHDEEARRTLEDDIAKRKKVEAQLLAAHEQLQASQHLIDLAQEAGRVGFFHYRFEDDRLTWTPGHCRLFGVEALEPPRLARWFELMAASERAASERDFWTACALQRQMQTLEYEVPRPDGERRWLSSRVLLRYGPEGKPVQMTGVTVDMTDQREAELRRAELTEQAVAARQAAEAASRAKDEFLSMLGHELRNPLGAISAAIDVLEAAEPGGATALEARTIIARQTRNLSHMMSDLLDVGRVIAGKILLARQPVNLAQVFERVRRTSQLTGEAGGHDLHMDVSDAWVDGDAVRLEQVMTNLLTNAIKYTPGGRRIEVMVGLRGDRAVFDVKDSGMGIPASLLPHVFELFVQGERTLDRRAGGLGIGLTLVKRLVELHGGTVAAESSASGSRFTVELPAIAPPLHPEGDALPPSRRRRVLVIEDNADVLAALRSKLELDGHTVSTAADGIEGLTRLLRQQPEVSIVDIGLPGLTGYEVARHARAAGYAGRLIALSGYGQERDRSDALVAGFDGYLVKPVDHGQLRASLSAE; encoded by the coding sequence ATGTCCCCGGCCCCACCTCCCTCCTCCGGCCTGGAGCGGTACTGGCCGCGCGCCTCGCTTCGCCACTATCTGGTGGCGATGATCCTGCTGGCGACCTTGCCACTCGCCGCGCTGGTGTGCTGGCAGATCCTGGCCGACGTTCGCGCGGAGCAAGGCGAGATCGAGGCGAACCTGACGCGGTCCGCGTCCGCCCTGGCGCAGGCAGTGGACAGCGAGATCCACGCGTCCTTCGACGCACTCGGCACGCTCGGTCAGTCCGACCTGCTGGACGCCCCGCAGCCGCGGCTGCGCATGCTGCGCGAGCGGCCGCCGCGGCGCGACTGGCACAGCGTGTTCCTGCTCGATGCGCAAGGCCACCTGCTGTTCGATTCCGCCGATGCGCAGGCCAGCGGCGCCATCGCGGGCGAACTGGGCCAGCTGCACGAGCGCGTGCTGCGCCAGCGGCAGCCCGTCGTCTGGGGCCTGGTTCCCGTGCGCGCACCCCAGGGCCATGCCGTGATGCTGGCCGTGCCGGTGGTTCGCGCCGGCGAGGTCCGCCACGTGCTTGGCGCGCGCGTGGCGGGCAGCGCGTGGCAGCGGCTGGCCGCCTCCGCCAGCCGGCCGGAAGGCGGATACGCACTGCTGCACGACGCGAGCCTGCGCCTCATCGGCTGGACGGTGTCGCCCAACCCCCCGCTGGGCATGGCCCTCGGCGCGGATGCGGCCACGTCGATCGGCAGCCGGCCATCCGGCGTGCAGAGGATGGCCGGCGTGGACGGCCTCGCCGTGTACTCCGCGTGGCAGCAGGTGCCCTCCTCCGGCTGGACGGTGCAGGTCGCGATCCCCGCGCGCCCGATCGAGAGCGCGCACCGGCAGGCGATCCTCGCGGCCCTTTCCGTCAGCGGCGCTAGCCTGCTGGTTGGCGTGCTGCTGGCGGTGATGGTGGCCCGCCGCATCGCGGGGCCGCTGCAGGCGCTCGCGATGCGCGGGCCGGGCGGCCTGCCGGGCCGGGTCGCCGTTCGCGAAATCTCGATCCTGCGCGATGCGCTGCAGGCGGCCGCGCGCCACGATGAAGAGGCCCGGCGCACCCTCGAGGACGACATCGCGAAGCGCAAGAAAGTGGAAGCGCAGCTCCTGGCCGCGCACGAGCAGTTGCAGGCCAGCCAGCACCTGATCGACCTTGCGCAGGAGGCGGGCCGGGTCGGCTTCTTCCACTACCGATTCGAGGACGACCGGCTGACCTGGACGCCGGGGCACTGCCGGCTGTTCGGGGTGGAGGCGCTGGAGCCGCCCCGCCTGGCGCGTTGGTTCGAGCTGATGGCCGCTTCCGAACGCGCGGCGTCCGAACGCGACTTCTGGACCGCCTGTGCGCTGCAGCGGCAGATGCAGACGCTGGAATACGAGGTGCCCCGGCCCGATGGCGAGCGGCGCTGGCTCTCCAGCCGCGTCCTGTTGCGCTACGGCCCGGAAGGCAAGCCCGTGCAGATGACGGGCGTTACGGTCGACATGACCGACCAGCGCGAGGCCGAATTGCGGCGGGCCGAGCTCACGGAGCAGGCGGTCGCCGCGCGCCAGGCGGCGGAAGCGGCCAGCCGGGCCAAGGACGAGTTTCTTTCGATGCTCGGCCATGAGCTGCGCAATCCGCTGGGCGCGATCTCCGCGGCGATCGACGTGCTGGAAGCGGCCGAGCCCGGCGGCGCGACGGCGCTCGAAGCACGGACGATCATCGCGCGGCAGACACGCAACCTGTCGCACATGATGAGCGACCTGCTGGATGTCGGCCGCGTCATCGCGGGCAAGATCCTGCTCGCACGCCAGCCGGTCAACCTCGCGCAGGTGTTCGAGCGAGTGCGGCGCACCTCGCAGCTCACCGGCGAAGCGGGCGGGCACGACCTGCACATGGACGTGAGCGACGCCTGGGTCGATGGCGATGCGGTGAGGCTCGAACAGGTGATGACCAACCTGCTCACCAACGCGATCAAGTACACGCCCGGCGGCCGGCGCATCGAAGTCATGGTCGGGCTGCGCGGGGACCGCGCGGTGTTCGACGTGAAGGACTCCGGCATGGGCATCCCGGCGTCGCTGCTGCCGCACGTCTTCGAGCTGTTCGTGCAGGGCGAGCGCACGCTGGACCGGCGCGCCGGCGGCCTGGGCATCGGGCTGACGCTCGTCAAGCGTTTGGTGGAGTTGCACGGCGGCACGGTCGCGGCCGAGAGTTCCGCATCGGGCAGCCGCTTCACGGTGGAGCTGCCCGCGATCGCGCCGCCGCTGCACCCCGAGGGCGACGCGCTTCCGCCGTCGCGGCGCCGTCGTGTGCTGGTCATCGAGGACAACGCGGACGTGCTCGCCGCCTTGCGTTCCAAGCTCGAGCTCGACGGCCACACGGTCAGCACGGCCGCGGACGGCATCGAAGGACTCACGCGCCTGCTGAGGCAGCAGCCCGAGGTTTCCATCGTCGACATCGGCCTGCCCGGCCTCACGGGTTATGAAGTGGCGCGGCATGCGCGAGCCGCGGGTTACGCGGGCCGCCTGATCGCGCTGTCAGGCTACGGGCAGGAGCGCGATCGCAGCGACGCGCTGGTGGCGGGCTTCGACGGCTACCTCGTCAAGCCGGTCGACCATGGCCAGCTGCGCGCCAGCCTCAGCGCGGAGTGA
- a CDS encoding Ku protein gives MAAAKKSSSSSRESSSKGMAPTSTRSLWKGAITFGLVHIPIGLYSATAESGVDFDWLDRRTMDPVGYKRVNKKTGKEIDKEDIVKGVKWHGGDYVVLSPEEIQAAYPRTTQTIEIEAFVDADEVPFVYLERPYYVGPVNKGDKVYALLREALKQTHKVGIAKVVIQTKQHLAVLIPCGPALILNLLRWGGEIRSWEDLKLPPSDAKAAGVKEAELNMAKQLIEGMSANWSADQFRDSFKEEIMKLVEAKAQAGETEHVTPIEKAPTGGADVIDLTELLKRSLQGAGRGAAAAPAPAPARKSAARSSEKAVAKGSADKRKAADKSRPAKSATTKSRTRRAA, from the coding sequence ATGGCTGCAGCGAAGAAATCCTCCTCGTCGTCCCGCGAGTCCTCGTCCAAGGGCATGGCCCCCACGTCCACGCGCTCGCTGTGGAAGGGCGCGATCACGTTCGGGCTGGTGCACATCCCGATCGGCCTGTACTCCGCCACCGCCGAGAGCGGCGTCGACTTCGACTGGCTCGACCGGCGCACCATGGACCCGGTGGGCTACAAGCGCGTCAACAAGAAGACCGGCAAGGAGATCGACAAGGAGGACATCGTGAAGGGCGTGAAGTGGCATGGCGGCGACTACGTCGTGCTCAGCCCGGAGGAGATCCAGGCCGCGTATCCGCGGACCACGCAGACCATCGAGATCGAGGCCTTCGTCGACGCCGACGAGGTGCCCTTCGTGTACCTGGAGCGGCCGTACTACGTCGGGCCGGTGAACAAGGGCGACAAGGTCTACGCGCTGCTGCGCGAGGCGCTCAAGCAGACGCACAAGGTGGGCATCGCCAAGGTGGTGATCCAGACCAAGCAGCACCTCGCGGTGCTGATCCCCTGCGGGCCGGCGCTGATCCTGAACCTGCTGCGCTGGGGCGGCGAGATCCGCTCCTGGGAAGACCTGAAGCTGCCGCCTTCCGACGCCAAGGCCGCTGGAGTGAAGGAAGCCGAGCTGAACATGGCCAAGCAGCTGATCGAGGGCATGAGCGCCAACTGGAGCGCCGACCAGTTCCGCGATTCCTTCAAGGAAGAGATCATGAAGCTGGTCGAGGCCAAGGCCCAGGCCGGCGAAACCGAACACGTGACGCCGATCGAGAAGGCGCCCACCGGCGGCGCCGACGTGATCGACCTGACCGAGCTGCTCAAGCGCAGCCTGCAAGGTGCTGGGCGCGGCGCCGCGGCCGCTCCTGCCCCAGCCCCCGCGCGCAAGAGTGCGGCCCGCAGCAGCGAGAAGGCGGTTGCGAAGGGCAGCGCGGACAAGCGCAAGGCGGCGGACAAGTCCAGGCCCGCAAAGTCCGCGACAACCAAGAGCCGCACGCGCCGGGCAGCCTGA
- a CDS encoding response regulator transcription factor: MKPNPNPSTLYVIDDHPLMREAVVMLLRRLRPGAHVIELDRIGGMESAVKQNGFPDLICLDLKLPDTTGTSGVHEMKNRFPQAPLAVLSASPAADAEEACIEAGADIYIEKSSGAQEIGNALRALLNTDGSFEELAPTDNKLSKRQKQLIVMLDRGLSNREIADELGISEHTVKVHLWRLFRRLGVKSRTQTIHYARTHGLLSN; the protein is encoded by the coding sequence ATGAAACCGAATCCCAATCCCAGCACCCTGTACGTGATCGACGACCACCCGCTCATGCGCGAGGCGGTCGTGATGCTGCTGCGCCGCCTGCGGCCCGGCGCTCACGTGATCGAGCTCGATCGCATCGGCGGCATGGAATCGGCGGTCAAGCAGAACGGCTTCCCGGACCTGATCTGCCTGGACCTGAAGCTGCCCGACACCACGGGCACGTCCGGCGTGCACGAGATGAAGAACCGCTTCCCGCAGGCGCCGCTTGCGGTGCTGTCGGCTTCGCCGGCGGCCGACGCGGAAGAAGCCTGCATCGAGGCCGGCGCCGACATCTACATCGAGAAGTCTTCCGGCGCGCAGGAGATCGGCAACGCGCTGCGCGCGCTGCTCAACACCGACGGCAGCTTCGAGGAACTGGCGCCCACCGACAACAAGCTGTCCAAGCGGCAGAAGCAGCTGATCGTCATGCTCGACCGTGGCCTGTCCAACCGCGAGATCGCGGACGAACTGGGCATCAGCGAGCACACGGTGAAGGTGCACCTCTGGCGCCTGTTCCGCCGCCTGGGCGTCAAGAGCCGCACGCAGACCATCCACTACGCGCGGACGCACGGACTGCTCAGTAACTGA
- a CDS encoding sigma-54-dependent transcriptional regulator, giving the protein MGHALIVEDDVDAARMMAQLVANEGFSAATAQSLREARRQMALQQPDVVLLDLRLPDGNGMALLDETDLIGNSEVVLMTGHASLETSIQALRYGAADYLIKPVSAKQLHSILSRVMKPSVLQDEVRSLHDDLARTGRFGHLVGTSAPMAQIYEQIARVAGTSVTVFVTGESGTGKELVARTVHDLSRRRAKPFLAVNCGAISPNLIESEIFGHEKGSFTGAERQHQGFFERAHGGTLFLDEITEMPLELQVKLLRVLETGTFMRVGSTTPQETDVRVIAASNRDPALAVSQGKFREDLLYRLNVFPLELPPLRDRPEDLPLLVRHFLQDIGQREGVVKRATPQALERLAQYRWPGNVRELRNVLQRAYVMSTGPEITEQWLPRDPAQVAAAAVPAAQAMPVALSGNGASAHAAPSAVRMIEVAVGTPLAVIEKQVILATLDHYGHHKERTAAALGVSLKTLYNRLKEYGL; this is encoded by the coding sequence ATGGGTCATGCACTGATCGTCGAGGACGACGTCGACGCCGCGCGCATGATGGCGCAGCTGGTGGCCAACGAAGGCTTCTCGGCGGCCACCGCGCAATCCCTGCGCGAGGCACGCCGGCAGATGGCGCTCCAGCAGCCGGACGTGGTGCTGCTGGACCTGCGGCTGCCGGACGGAAACGGCATGGCGCTCCTGGACGAGACCGACCTGATCGGCAATTCCGAGGTGGTCCTCATGACCGGGCATGCGAGCCTGGAAACCTCGATCCAGGCCCTGCGCTACGGCGCGGCCGACTACCTGATCAAGCCCGTCAGCGCCAAGCAGCTGCACAGCATCCTGTCGCGGGTGATGAAGCCCTCGGTCCTGCAGGACGAGGTGCGCAGCCTGCACGACGACCTGGCGCGCACCGGCCGCTTCGGACACCTGGTGGGCACCAGCGCGCCCATGGCGCAGATCTACGAGCAGATCGCACGGGTTGCCGGCACCTCGGTCACCGTCTTCGTCACGGGCGAGAGCGGCACCGGCAAGGAGCTGGTGGCGCGCACCGTGCACGACCTGAGCCGGCGGCGCGCCAAGCCTTTCCTGGCCGTGAACTGCGGCGCGATCTCGCCCAATCTGATCGAGAGCGAAATCTTCGGCCACGAGAAGGGCAGCTTCACCGGCGCCGAGCGCCAGCACCAGGGCTTCTTCGAGCGCGCCCACGGCGGCACCCTGTTCCTGGACGAGATCACCGAGATGCCGCTGGAGCTGCAGGTCAAGCTGCTGCGCGTGCTGGAGACCGGCACCTTCATGCGCGTGGGCTCCACCACACCGCAGGAGACGGACGTGCGGGTGATCGCCGCCTCCAACCGGGATCCGGCCCTGGCGGTCTCGCAGGGCAAGTTCCGCGAGGACCTGCTGTACCGGCTGAACGTGTTCCCGCTGGAGCTGCCTCCGCTTCGCGACCGGCCCGAGGACCTGCCGCTGCTGGTGCGGCACTTCCTGCAGGACATCGGCCAGCGCGAAGGCGTGGTCAAGCGCGCGACGCCGCAGGCGCTGGAACGCCTGGCGCAGTACCGCTGGCCGGGCAACGTGCGCGAGCTGCGCAACGTGCTGCAGCGCGCGTACGTGATGTCCACCGGGCCCGAGATCACGGAGCAGTGGCTGCCGCGTGATCCGGCGCAGGTGGCTGCGGCCGCGGTGCCAGCTGCGCAGGCGATGCCGGTGGCCCTTTCCGGCAACGGTGCGTCCGCGCACGCAGCGCCGTCGGCGGTGCGGATGATCGAGGTCGCGGTGGGCACGCCGCTGGCGGTGATCGAGAAGCAGGTGATCCTGGCCACGCTGGACCACTACGGCCACCACAAGGAACGCACCGCGGCGGCGCTGGGCGTCAGCCTCAAGACCCTCTACAACCGCCTCAAGGAATACGGGCTGTAA
- a CDS encoding sensor histidine kinase, with product MKPDTTSPIDTAGTQWVEGELVRSLMRTQRNTQLLGLMLIPVFIGVLWTDAPRAALLLWAAATAIMAAARFRVIRRYGREVSGSGAAEHLDFLRRYGFIWPLSAVCWGLTTVLFFDRSPLSDQFVCWLIMAGLAMFSINGLSSHLPTMRRYLDTLALTALAVMAWRMGVELGGHGPGYHGWMVLLLVTFWQVLRQAGLRLHETHRKNYELQYSNRQLIESLTRQTQAALDAVEIKNRFLASAAHDIRQPVHALGLYADWLGSEPELVHDIAPKIVESTKAVNALFDSLFDLVRLDSGKIRLKIEELRLDKLLHDLELQYRPLADAKGLQFRVHAVPGTVTSDPILLQRIVGNLISNAVKYTDRGGVLVAARMTRSGPRIEIWDTGVGIAPSYQKEIFREFYKVPSHAGTEEGFGLGLYIVGRLCNILGHPLQLQSKPGRGTVFRLLVYPTDPRGAAERATASTVNIKATPMPILSEPVEADPVSASSPAGEPALQRGLSY from the coding sequence GTGAAGCCCGACACGACGTCTCCCATCGACACCGCCGGCACCCAATGGGTGGAGGGCGAGCTGGTGCGCAGCCTCATGCGCACGCAGCGCAACACGCAGCTGCTCGGGCTGATGCTGATCCCGGTGTTCATCGGCGTGCTGTGGACCGATGCGCCGCGCGCGGCACTGCTTCTGTGGGCCGCGGCCACTGCGATCATGGCGGCGGCGCGCTTCCGCGTGATCCGGCGCTATGGCCGCGAAGTCTCCGGTTCGGGCGCGGCGGAGCACCTGGACTTCCTGCGCCGCTACGGGTTCATCTGGCCGCTGAGCGCGGTCTGCTGGGGCCTGACGACGGTGCTCTTCTTCGATCGCTCGCCGCTGTCGGACCAGTTCGTCTGCTGGCTGATCATGGCGGGCCTGGCGATGTTCTCCATCAACGGCCTGTCCAGCCACCTGCCCACGATGCGGCGCTACCTGGACACGCTGGCGCTCACGGCGCTTGCGGTGATGGCCTGGCGCATGGGAGTGGAGCTGGGCGGGCACGGGCCGGGCTATCACGGCTGGATGGTGCTGCTGCTGGTGACGTTCTGGCAGGTGCTGCGCCAGGCCGGATTGCGCCTGCACGAGACGCACCGCAAGAACTACGAACTGCAGTACAGCAACCGGCAGCTGATCGAATCGCTCACGCGCCAGACCCAGGCCGCCCTGGACGCGGTGGAGATCAAGAACCGGTTCCTCGCGAGCGCCGCCCACGACATCCGCCAGCCGGTGCACGCATTGGGCCTGTACGCCGACTGGCTGGGCAGCGAGCCGGAGCTGGTGCACGACATCGCGCCCAAGATCGTGGAATCGACGAAGGCGGTGAACGCGCTGTTCGATTCGCTGTTCGACCTGGTGCGGCTGGACTCGGGAAAGATCAGGCTGAAGATCGAGGAGCTGCGGCTGGACAAGCTGCTGCACGACCTCGAACTGCAATACCGGCCGCTGGCGGACGCCAAGGGCCTGCAGTTCCGCGTGCATGCGGTGCCCGGGACCGTGACGTCCGATCCCATCCTGCTGCAGCGCATCGTCGGCAACCTGATCTCCAACGCGGTGAAGTACACGGATCGTGGCGGCGTACTGGTGGCTGCGCGCATGACCCGAAGCGGTCCCCGCATCGAGATCTGGGACACCGGCGTGGGCATCGCACCGTCCTACCAGAAGGAGATCTTCCGCGAGTTCTACAAGGTGCCGAGCCACGCCGGCACCGAGGAGGGCTTCGGCCTGGGCCTGTACATCGTCGGGCGGCTGTGCAACATCCTGGGGCACCCGCTGCAGTTGCAGTCCAAGCCCGGGCGCGGCACCGTGTTCCGGCTGCTGGTCTATCCGACGGACCCGCGCGGCGCCGCCGAGCGGGCCACGGCATCCACCGTCAACATCAAGGCGACCCCGATGCCGATCCTGAGCGAGCCGGTGGAAGCGGACCCGGTTTCGGCGTCATCCCCCGCGGGGGAACCGGCCCTGCAGCGCGGGCTCAGTTACTGA
- a CDS encoding TraR/DksA family transcriptional regulator, producing the protein MDTPELNPQQRAELQQQLTRREDELKQSIARLRENIAGPGAGGGGSDVRDSVEDGDARMAASVDLVQLQRQEDELREVRHARDRMRSGDYGRCEECDEPIPLARLNVRPAARFCLKHEQAWEKAHPGAAVAS; encoded by the coding sequence ATGGACACCCCAGAGCTCAATCCACAGCAGCGCGCGGAACTCCAGCAGCAACTGACGCGGCGCGAGGACGAACTGAAGCAGTCGATCGCCCGGTTGCGAGAGAACATCGCGGGGCCGGGCGCGGGCGGCGGCGGTTCGGACGTGCGCGACTCCGTCGAGGACGGTGACGCGCGCATGGCGGCCAGCGTTGACCTGGTGCAGCTGCAGCGGCAGGAGGACGAGTTGCGCGAGGTGCGCCACGCGCGCGACCGGATGCGCAGCGGCGACTACGGGCGCTGCGAGGAATGCGATGAGCCCATCCCGCTGGCGCGGCTGAATGTCCGGCCCGCGGCGCGCTTCTGCCTGAAGCACGAGCAGGCCTGGGAGAAGGCGCACCCAGGCGCGGCCGTCGCGTCCTGA
- the rpoN gene encoding RNA polymerase factor sigma-54, which translates to MHSLSLQISSTIQPTLSPRLQRAVRLLQMSSMDFSQVVRDALDNNPFLEPDENAVADLQSADDVSPAVDGSAESPGWGAEPIARARMVDGEGVFDTLAAHTSLADHLLGQLNLLPLSERDWTLAAAVIESLDDDGYLRTPLQEVGALVPMEPPVEPEELGVALRRVQSLEPAGVAARDVIECLRLQLPAIDCGRKRELATRILRDCVQCLASRDMQSVARRLGVTVAEADAACAAIRHLDPRPGWRFGSPSVQYVTPDVIVRKVRGQWTAMLNEAVVPRVRLNRSYAEMFRRHRSAEHTELGAHLQEARWTVRNVEQRFSTILAVAQAILKRQHRFLAYGAMAMKPLALREIAQEVGVHESTVSRVTNNKFMATPVGVYELKYFFSRGLATASGGECSPTAIRGLMQEMFAAESRANPLSDVEIARQLAFQGLKVARRTVTKYRQQMKIEPAERRRAVSA; encoded by the coding sequence ATGCATTCGCTGAGCCTGCAGATCAGTTCAACGATCCAGCCCACGCTGTCGCCGCGCCTGCAGCGCGCGGTGCGGCTTCTGCAGATGTCTTCGATGGACTTCTCGCAGGTGGTGCGCGACGCGCTGGACAACAACCCGTTCCTGGAACCCGACGAGAACGCGGTGGCCGACCTCCAATCCGCCGACGACGTTTCGCCCGCTGTCGATGGGTCGGCCGAATCGCCCGGCTGGGGCGCCGAGCCGATCGCGCGGGCACGGATGGTCGACGGCGAAGGCGTGTTCGACACGCTGGCCGCCCACACGTCGCTGGCCGACCACTTGCTCGGCCAGCTGAACCTGCTTCCGCTGTCGGAGCGGGACTGGACCCTGGCCGCCGCCGTGATCGAGTCGCTGGACGACGACGGCTACCTTCGCACGCCGCTGCAGGAGGTCGGCGCGCTGGTGCCGATGGAGCCGCCGGTGGAGCCCGAGGAACTGGGCGTCGCCCTGCGCCGCGTGCAGTCGCTGGAACCCGCCGGCGTCGCCGCGCGCGACGTGATCGAGTGCCTGCGCCTGCAGCTGCCCGCGATCGACTGCGGGCGCAAGCGCGAACTGGCCACGCGCATCCTGCGCGATTGCGTGCAATGCCTGGCCAGCCGCGACATGCAGTCGGTGGCGCGCCGCCTGGGCGTGACGGTGGCCGAGGCGGACGCCGCGTGCGCCGCCATCCGCCACCTGGATCCGCGGCCCGGCTGGCGTTTCGGCTCGCCCTCGGTGCAGTACGTGACGCCCGACGTGATCGTGCGAAAGGTCCGGGGGCAGTGGACCGCGATGCTGAACGAGGCCGTGGTGCCGCGCGTGAGGCTCAACCGCAGCTACGCCGAAATGTTCCGCCGCCACCGCAGCGCGGAGCACACGGAGCTGGGGGCCCACCTGCAGGAAGCGCGCTGGACGGTTCGCAACGTGGAGCAGCGCTTCTCCACCATCCTGGCCGTCGCGCAGGCGATCCTCAAGCGGCAGCACCGCTTCCTGGCTTACGGTGCGATGGCGATGAAGCCGCTGGCCCTGCGCGAGATCGCGCAGGAGGTGGGCGTGCATGAATCGACCGTCTCGCGCGTCACGAACAACAAGTTCATGGCGACGCCGGTGGGCGTGTACGAGCTGAAGTACTTCTTCTCGCGCGGGCTGGCGACGGCGAGCGGCGGGGAATGCTCGCCCACCGCGATCCGCGGCCTGATGCAGGAGATGTTCGCCGCGGAGTCGCGCGCCAATCCGCTGTCGGATGTGGAGATCGCGCGGCAGCTCGCGTTCCAGGGGCTGAAGGTGGCGCGCCGGACGGTCACCAAGTACCGGCAGCAGATGAAGATCGAGCCGGCGGAGCGCAGGAGGGCCGTTTCGGCTTGA
- a CDS encoding tryptophan--tRNA ligase, protein MNAPVVRYLTGITTTGTPHLGNYVGAIRPTVQASRRPGTENFYFLADYHALIKCDEPARIQRSTLEIAACWLAAGLDPQQVYFYRQSDIPEIPELTWLLTCVTGKGLLNRAHAYKAQVDKNLAAGVEPDNDVTAGLFMYPVLMAADIVMFNAHKVPVGRDQVQHLEMARDMAASFNHLYGEHFTLPEAQIDETVATLPGLDGRKMSKSYDNVIALFGPREQMRKQIFSIVTDSRAPGEPKEVEGSALFQIYQAFADQAETAALRKAYAEGIAWSDAKQLLFERIDREIAPMRQRYDELVNDPAQLERILKGGAEKARAIATPFIGRLRHAVGLRNLAAQPQAAGKAKSKQALPSFKQYREADGRHYFKFVDGGGALLLQSVGFDSPQEAGRAVARLKQEGLAGAEGAARRAEGVSEAQVKAALAQLAAG, encoded by the coding sequence ATGAACGCTCCCGTCGTCCGCTACCTCACCGGCATCACCACCACCGGCACCCCGCACCTGGGCAACTACGTCGGCGCCATCCGGCCCACCGTGCAGGCCAGCCGCCGGCCCGGCACCGAGAACTTCTACTTCCTCGCCGACTACCACGCGCTGATCAAGTGCGACGAGCCGGCGCGCATCCAGCGCTCCACGCTGGAGATCGCGGCCTGCTGGCTGGCTGCGGGGCTGGACCCGCAGCAGGTCTACTTCTACCGGCAGTCCGACATCCCCGAGATCCCCGAGCTGACCTGGCTGCTGACCTGTGTCACCGGCAAGGGCCTGCTCAATCGCGCCCACGCGTACAAGGCGCAGGTGGACAAGAACCTTGCCGCCGGCGTGGAACCGGACAACGACGTCACCGCGGGCCTCTTCATGTACCCGGTGCTGATGGCGGCGGACATCGTGATGTTCAACGCGCACAAGGTGCCGGTCGGCCGCGACCAGGTGCAGCACCTGGAGATGGCGCGCGACATGGCGGCCAGCTTCAACCACCTGTACGGCGAGCACTTCACCCTGCCCGAAGCGCAGATCGACGAAACCGTGGCCACCCTGCCCGGCCTGGACGGCCGCAAGATGAGCAAGAGCTACGACAACGTGATCGCGCTGTTCGGCCCGCGCGAGCAGATGCGCAAGCAGATCTTCTCGATCGTCACCGACTCGCGCGCGCCCGGCGAGCCCAAGGAAGTCGAGGGCTCGGCCCTGTTCCAGATCTACCAGGCGTTCGCCGACCAGGCCGAGACGGCCGCGCTGCGCAAGGCCTACGCGGAAGGCATCGCCTGGTCCGACGCCAAGCAGCTGCTGTTCGAGCGCATCGACCGCGAGATCGCGCCGATGCGCCAGCGTTACGACGAGCTGGTGAACGATCCGGCGCAGCTCGAACGCATCCTCAAGGGCGGGGCCGAGAAGGCACGCGCGATCGCGACGCCTTTCATCGGGCGCCTGCGCCACGCCGTCGGCCTGCGCAACCTGGCCGCGCAGCCGCAGGCCGCCGGCAAGGCGAAGTCGAAGCAGGCGCTGCCTTCCTTCAAGCAATACCGCGAGGCGGACGGCCGCCACTACTTCAAGTTCGTCGACGGTGGCGGCGCGCTGCTGCTGCAAAGCGTCGGCTTCGACTCTCCGCAGGAGGCGGGCCGCGCCGTCGCGCGACTGAAGCAGGAGGGCCTCGCGGGCGCCGAGGGCGCTGCGCGCCGCGCCGAAGGCGTCAGCGAAGCGCAAGTGAAGGCGGCGCTGGCGCAACTGGCCGCCGGCTGA